GGTGCGCTGTTGGTATCCGCCAATAGTTCAAGATCTATCAGATCATCCAATACGGGTTTGGTTTTTCCTCCTAGTGGTTCCAATCCCGGAGAAACTTCGGTGAGGGTGCCTTTCTTCAATGCTTCTTCCACTTCAACCGCCCAGGTATTGATGAAATCATGCAGGCTTTCAGGTGTAGGACCCAGTACTGTGATTTTTAAGTTGTTCGGTAATGTTACAGCTTGCAGCGTTTCTCCTGGTATCCGCTGGACTGGAGCGCCATTAAAAGCCTTGTTCCAATGCTGTTTGCGCAGCCAACTTGATAGCCGTTCACCCTGGACTGGTCCCATGGCCTCCAAAGTATTATCCTGGTCATCATCGGGTTGCTGGATGCTGCCGCCGCTCAGATGTTGGTAGCCATTGAACCAGACATCGTTGATCTTCAGACCGGGTAAGGGATCCGCATCCGCTAAACAGGTCAGAACCCCGCCAATATGGTCGCTATCCACATGGGTTACCACCAGGAGGTCAATTGTGCGTTGATCCTCTGGCAGGGCTTTGAGCCGTTTGAGTATCTTCTTGCCAATCTCCTCAGTACCCATATCTACAATCATTGTGTGTGGGTTGTTGGCATCTCCCCAATTGATCCAGATGGCATCACCCTGACGGGCTGGTAACATGGTCAGGTCAAACATCAGGTTTCTCCCTAAAAGACTTCAGTCAGGCAGATCGATTCCCAGTCAAGGTCGGTAGAACGGGAAGCCAATTGTTCAATTGCATCCCACCTTGCTTTATCATAATGGCTGATAATATCGTCTTCCGGCCAGCGACGCAGAAAGTCGAGTAAGATCGAATAACATTCGGTATATAACATCCTTTGAAAGCTGGCTTCAATGCCAAGTTGGATGGCTTCTTCCCGATGGGCTTCATCGTTAAAAAGCTGCTTTGCATACAGGACCTTGCCATCCGGCAGCCAATCAAAACTATGCGCCAGGTTTCTCAACCAGTCTACACGATCGCCTAATTTACCAACTTTGAATAAAATCAAGGCACCCAAGGCAGCACCTGTTGGATCGGAGTACTTGGATTCCAGCAATTCCATTGCACTTGAAGCCACGTTAGCAGCATCGATTGGGTAACCCGAAGCCAGCATGTTCTGTAAAGCATTGGCTTCAGTACGCTCCTTTGCAATCCAGGCGTTGATCTTTGGCCCTGTGCGAGTTTTATCAATTTTGACTACGCAGGAATTCTCCGGAAAGACATGTTCCGGACTGATGGGAAGACTAATACAATATTTATGACCACCATAACCGATTTCCGCGGTTGGTACGGCTTCCGGCTTTTGC
This Chloroflexota bacterium DNA region includes the following protein-coding sequences:
- a CDS encoding MBL fold metallo-hydrolase, whose translation is MFDLTMLPARQGDAIWINWGDANNPHTMIVDMGTEEIGKKILKRLKALPEDQRTIDLLVVTHVDSDHIGGVLTCLADADPLPGLKINDVWFNGYQHLSGGSIQQPDDDQDNTLEAMGPVQGERLSSWLRKQHWNKAFNGAPVQRIPGETLQAVTLPNNLKITVLGPTPESLHDFINTWAVEVEEALKKGTLTEVSPGLEPLGGKTKPVLDDLIDLELLADTNSAPDNSEANGSSITLLLEYDDKKVLLAGDAFPGELLEGIKGVSADQPLKLDAFKLPHHCSMRNNTKALIEAVDCDSWLISSDGTRHRHPDAAAIARVIVHSKARKPNLLFNVPSKYNGWWDDEDWRTRFGYLTQYGTKKEGLTLHL